taatttttatgtgaactactcctttaatgATTCTGTAAGTAAAGGTAAATTTAATATTATCACTGAAGATATTGCCAAAGAATGGCAGGAAACGTGGAACAGAAAATAAGAGACAACAATTTATATGAAacaaaattgtcttaaaatgtttaattaaaaatttttgatCAACTGTAAAATaccgaagtgtgtgtgtgtgtgtaagagagagaaatctaatctattttttaaaatattttttattaatctttttatttttattaatttatttttaattttattaatctatttttattttatttatttctgtgttttctcTGTATTATATTTGTTCTTGTTCGTACGCTgtgacgctgcactgctttggcaatatgaatgtacagttatttgttaTGCCAAaaaagcacctaaaatgtgaaatatgagagaaagagagagagcagaaaTAGTATAAAGTGAAAAAcatgggagaaatgtatcaataagtcatgactgcaacagtaagtggcaaaaaagcaaaacaaaataaagactcttattttggcgtggcgtgtgacgtcatcaggtggcgccgcttcagcgctgtgattcaactggagaaaggtttgtgctttaaaatgtttacagatacaaaccgatttaattaaagtttcagGATTTTTTACTTCCGATGCTAAATTATTTACCTGatgttgaaaataatatttaaaccctttatacagtgtagtactattttattctcagtagccgagggctattgtttgaaacaGAAAAGGGTGTAATGAGTGTTTTAAAGCAGGGTTTCCCAAACTTTtctgatagaggtaaagttggttttatattcacacatttgttcatttagaagtctctatattgttaaccatgttactttgaatatttgattggaattagcatgcaagtgtgacttctaAACatcattaacactgtttatttgactgtgaacaatgctgtactttgatagccattggctgctaatatgatttcgctatttagagtttgcaaataatactttaatgaaattatattattaaggggaaagtcagaatgtgttaatataaaaccaattttacctctatttttaaagaaatgttttaccTGATTTCGTTTTGATAattaaaagaaactgttgaagcaagtgttgaagagaagttattttgtttctgttcattgttttatttattttaaacaggacatttttattgttttgttcattttaaacaggacaaaGTGTCAAAACGctgagaaaaactcctgctgaagcgactgatctccacactgttataaagatgccgtttattaaagaggagagtgaagatgtgaagattgaagaaacattcacagtcaaacaggaagatctgcaagaacaaacaggttagttttcattctcaaagaccaactcagtcatttgatcctcattcagatatattttaataataagaatactaaattaaatccatcttgcagccctgagtgtgctgcctagttctcctaaacgcacataagcactcattgaaagacaagAATGAGTTTCTTTTATCACTTGTTCTCATGTgttttgtcattcttttatgtgttattagtctcccattttctctaccttcttaaggttattgcttttcttgttcttttgcttttttaaactgtccttgagcactggcgctatataaaataaataaaaacaataaatcaatagaaggtttaactgagctgatgatatttgacctacagtattctcataaaaGACTTAACATTTTagactttaaaaagtcttaaatttactgaaatattgtgctgtattgtgtcttttttaaacaagtctttattttcctttgttcatgtttttctacccaatctggccaaaaaaAAGCGGTGATTAAAGTCATAAGCCTGACTTGAATGAGCTGAACTAAACGTCCATgcttaaattggttccataacagcaagttgaagatcatttgatctgactagtctgagttcagtttaaataatctagataactgctcgTGCACGTTTCTGTCATGAAACTTTAAAAGTCGAGCATAGATGCATCgattatgttgtgtgctaccatggcaactTCAAGAACTGAAAGAgatctgaaatgagacacagctgttCACAGCGAGTGAGCCGCGAAACTGCAGATTGTTCAATAGACTACATTAgtagcaatatatttttaaacataggcTATTATATACGcctattaaaatgaaattaaatatttgtcataaaacaaaatacttttgcgCTTACTTTCAATTCTTGCTTGCAAGGAAAAGTTTTCATGCATTGCAGGCTAACTGTAATgtacaaaatgttctaaatgtaagcatataggtttaaaataaacaaagagccGTGTACACACAAGCGGTGGGATTTTTAATTTGCTACCGAATCTGCTGCAAATCGTTGCTTTCTCTTTGCCACTTGTTTCCCACGGCTCGtgggaaaatatctttacattaaaGTGAGGCTGCTGCACAGCACGGATTATCTCCCGATTATTCAACTCATTTTACagctttaaagtcattatttaagAAATGTAGTCTTCTTCTTTAAATTATTCAGTGTCTTTCTTACCcccatgctcgcgtgggtttcctccaggttctctggtttcccccaaatccaaagacatgcggcatgcGCTAGCTATGGtatgaactgaataagctaaattgtccatagtgtaggaatgtgaatgagtgtgtatgaatgtttcgcAGTGAAGGCGTCcgctgcataaatcatatgctgtataagttggctgttcgttgcgctgtggtaaccccagattaataaaagcacAAAGCcgaaaaaaaagtgtatgtatgtatgtatgtatatatatatatatatatatatatatatatatatatatatatatatatatatatatatatatatatattcgagaGAGAGCTAAGAACCCCCCTCAcagatttctcttttaaattaatattttctacaggatgctttacaataatagatttgtgcatatacattagattattcagtaccaatgcaaagtaaaaaattatatatatatatatatatatatatatatatatatattttttttttttttttttttttttttttttttttttttgctatttagtGACTTTAacgttttaatcattattaagaggttaagtgaattaaaatggcACTAGAATATGGCAGgtgaatgttaacattactttgattaGGCTTAAACTTAAGACTTAGCCTGCCCCGAACCAGGCTAGTGTCCCAGCATAAGTTGCCATGGTAACTaagtttgaactatcgtaaacttgatttatgaaaccgaatccgccattaataaacctgacttaccaaaataaacctggctttttctgtaagcttggtttatggaatagTCCCTaggacaccgggcctccaggactgagtttggacatccctgccttTAGTTATATGTAAAGTGTATTTATAAGTACTTTTATCAGTAGATTTGCTATATGTAAGTTTATATAGTTTACAGAGTTGTATGCAGTGTACTGACTCTCACAAGTGTATCtcaagttattttgtgtgatagttaaatatatcttaaataaactgcaaacaaaaaaatgtaaacttctTTTTTCCCCTCAGTTTCTTTCTTGAAACTTCCCTCTTAGGCccccccatttacactaatgcattttagtttgaaaatgctaagttttgctacggttgtGCCATTCGTCCATACTACGGAGTTTTCAAGTGCCTAAAActgagcgttttggaaacgctgaagaggccgttttcattctaaaatgctgctgctctgtctcagtacGGATAGGGGCGGGACGGAGACATCTGAAGATGGAGacgtggctgcagacattcgcctctctggggctttttctcaatattaagtagccaacacacagttcagtcctgcatcctctccttgtaagttcagacttcgcaagtttgatatggaaaacagactcttGAGGACTTGTcttaaatcttcaaagggaacaatgTACTTTTAAATCCTTATTCCCATCATCCAATAcattgtttcactatcttaacaataaaataaaaacatgatagaaggaactgctatttttgttttgatattaacaaattaaaagaCAGCAGAAATGCATCATGTAGATTCATATAAGAGCGTCATCTTTACTGTATGCATATTCATAACAAAATAGAGCCTGTAACATTACTGCCTCTTTTAATTTTCATTAATAATGctaaacataccctctcttttgcggaatatcagttttaataaccaataatggccattataaaagtataatgtacaataagtttatacataataggaaataaaggcaagcgatcagtgaATATACAGaatgtggttacattaattattaacttatctttgcgctcagccaaaacacattacctgagaacaagtaatagattcaaaagaccaaagtcggggaatatgttgttaaattagggctgatataaataaaataaaaatttatatcacGATATACTTATTAATTTCGGTCGATACGATATAATTCCGATATtaatatggacaatattaaaaagacaaGAAACAACTGCCAAAAATGCACACAATAGATGTATGTTcctacaaatgtctgcaaacttaatacctccaggctcttataacttttctttaaataatattctttttctatttttcctTTAcaaacagactatatatatatatatatatatatatatatatatatatatatatatatatatatatacagacttaGTTCATGGGGGTTAGCTTaacttttatcagttttttttttttttttgtatatgctgaatatttaacaatcaaaataatcCCAAAATCCACatcgtaaaaaaataaataaataaataaacaaaatagaaaaagaataataattataattaaaaaacaaatcaaaaagagTATAGGCTACATTAATATTTGCAAAAGAAAAGAGTTGTTTGAGTATATTTAAAGTTCTGGTTGCTTTTTATCTTAATTGTCCTTTAAAGGTTCTTTCTGACTAtttttgtgtatgtaattacctcATTAAGTTAAAAGATATAACATTAAATAgttcttatattttttatatagtctatttatataaactaatattttgtataacacattttcattatttaacagatttaataattCTATCAATCAAATTCTTTCTATTTCATCAGCTTTGAAATAACCAGATTCCTGAAACATATGTTtgtgaattatattttgtaagtTTCCTTGAGTGCTATACCAGCATgcagagagtttgtgtgtgtgtgtgtgtgtgtgtgtgtgtgtgtgtgtgtatatatatattgagagaGAGCTAAGAACACCCATCAcagatttctcttttaaattaatattttctacaggataCTTTACAGTGTActtggttacataaattaatatatttgcttatctttgcactcagccaaaacaacaagatgaattcaatatcacgtttaacaactatagtgagatgagatcatccagcagatgaactgtctgacatgcactatactctcacctggggtttatgctcacccgccAGCTCTTGAAagagagtgtgtggtcacgtgatttgcgtttttagccgtgtactagaatgaaaGGAGAACTTCTCAGAAccgctaaatgaaacgccggtgtatttcccgcgatttctctgcgcctcccttgcgtttcttctctctgactctcgactattttgacaaatacacacagacgacgcatgctcacacagagcccaaaataggagtttgtgattggacCAGCctaatgtcaataaagaaaagagccaatgggctgcagagtgtcacatggggcggcccggtctgtctgtccaggaaaaaaaagcatctactttcagagagtcacaaATCACAGgagcgtcaattaataaggcagaaaaaagcgataggctgctaagccttttatgggccaatcagatcataagacgatgatcagcccggcccaaaaagtacgtcggcccaccggTAAAGTGCCCGGTccgccagatggccagtccgcccctgtgctCGACCAAATGGTTGATTTGTCACTTTATGGTAGAAAAGCAAAACTAATGATTTCATATCATACATTTCTGCAGTATAAATTTACTGTTTGCTGAGAAATATAAACTTTTGATCATTCACAGAATAAATATGACACAGCCTGTTCTTTATTCATGAATATACTGAAATCATttcttaagtatatatatatttttcaacactTTTAGGATAGTTTCGGagtaaatataatgaatttttaaaactaatgtgtGAAAATCACAACTTATAAAGATAACCTCTTAAATGGCAAATACTGCCATGTTTTTTGTAGATATTTGATGAATGtcaatagtttctatggtacaagaactcacatcgtcaggcccttttaccagaaaatcccttcactgatgagataattcagcatgttcactcacatactatactctctctgtctctctctctcacacacacacacacacacatttttgtgaattgtggggacattacataggttacaattatttttatactgtacaaactgtacttTCGATTGCTCTAAACCCAAATccaatctctaaacccaactCTTACAGGAAATTTTGTGTAGTTTTACTTtacgaaaataaaaaatatttaatatgattACAAGTCATACATAATGTccacataattcaccatctccagagatggagttttacagcatttctcagtATAGTGAGATAGTGGCTTGTGTGCTGTGCCGCCTTTACTCGCCCTCGCCTctgccatagtattgcgacatcgcgcataggagataaatgacgtcagtatggAATAACCGgtcatgatctattactgaacagATATCGATCATTTTAACACCcatagtaacgagtaacgatgcagcacataaaaaatctatcggagtaaaaatatttaactcatcaaaaatatatactgaagtaaaagtggaagtaggagaaaaaacaatactccagtaaagtacagatactgccttttagtacttaagtacagtagtgaagtagttctactttgttactatacatctctggaaAGGTGCACGTTCCAGCGTTTATGCAGATGCTCTACAGGTATGTCTCATGTCTGAGAGGCAAATATTCAGCTGTGTGTTCAGCTGTTACCTCAGACTTTTTTTCTGATGcgtttaccagtcaggcacagaataGACTAGTATTCCCAGtctgctttacaaaaaaaaacattttgtaattatatttacaaataaaaatagcccatttacagctttcaaatctctgttttattaatatgaccaaaatgacttttatgagaaactctgaaaactggacttacacagattcaatttactataacttctatgttaagcggctttgacacaatttacattgtaaaagcactagataaatatagatgaattgaattgaatctgcttaaatgtgtacacgttaatggactaaacaaaatatgatctgatttattttacatttaatgtgcatccaaattacagtgtgtgtagacAATCTTTCCAGTGTGTTTTTACTTTTCAGAATTGAAAAGATTTTTTAGGATTTAATGAaaactgttgtatttatttatttcagtccttattgaagagaatgaggggagtaaagaggaggaacatcatgtcaaaattgaggaaaaaactcatttacagactgatggtatttttaaaaggaaagacaagaatcgtttcacctgcactcagtgtgggaagagctttggaaaaaaacacattcttaatattcacatgaggatccacactggagagaaactattcacatgtactcagtgtgggaagagtttcagccgcttATCATCCCTTAACctacacatgatgattcacactggagagaaaccattcacatgcagtcagtgtgggaagagtttttactgctcatcaaacctttatagacacatgaggatccacactggagagaaaccattcaaaagcactcagtgtgggaagagtttgagCCTGTCATCAAACTTTAATCCACACATGAGGATTCACGCTAGAAagaaactattcacatgcactcagtgtgggaagagtttgagCAAaccatcatcccttaatctacacatgatgagccacaccggagagaaaccattcacatgcactccatgtgggaagagtttcagccgctcatcatcccttaatctacacatgatgattcacactggagagaaaccattcacatgcacacagtgtgggaaaagtttttactgctcatcaaacctttatagacacatgaagatccacaatggagaaaaaccattcacatgcactcagtgtgggaagagtttcagccgatcatcatcccttaataaacacatgaggatccacactggagaaaaaccattcacatgcacttgagccacggtcacactggacttttctccccatagacttcctttcatacgcatgtgaatgtaTCAGACATGAAACGCAAGTTCGTGtatcaagttttgcagttcactgcgttgcaaagttcaagtttggtgaactctgacctgcaaaatcataTCACTTGactcgaagatcaaaacatgacctctctggacagaaatgtatattatggaccaatcgctcactttttttatatctaatcatcttgtttaatcctgccccttttcacagtgccgtacaacagaatgttgcatgctcaaactctagtgtgaccgcagctttggtgtgggaagagttttagtaactcatcaaaccttaataaacacatgaagacccacactggagagaactcattcacatgcactcagtagctatgtttccatccaaaaatgcgaataaactttgtGCAAAActcgattatcgcataaaagttgtgcgaatgaagcatcgtttccatccaacgagtcaaagcgaacaaaatcgtcactttctgattaacttgcgccaaatatcaacagtaaaaactgcatttgctgcagtaggagaagctgcatcaatcttttctaaataaatgcgccacagaagacaatcctgacaagtagtgagcgcgcagtggcgtttgaagatGTCAGACGCGGaccacaggcgctcttgattctggaggtcattaataatataataacattaatactgaaatggtaaggcgttttataatgaccaaaataacatttcagatgttttataatgtgctcagcctgacgttttatccattcacacattttaagcaccacatgatctcttttaacaaatcacatgaccttttttaatgcgcgtgctggagtttgtgcggtaaaagtgtttccatctcaGTTTtattcttatcgaataaaaagtttatcctacccagttaggtgcataagttttttatgcacattttcaaaatttatgcgcatcatggcgtttccatcaactgttttttttatgcgcatttgcaaaatgtgcataaaataggtggatggaaccATAGCTAGTGTAAGAACAGTTTCAACtgatcagcaaaccttaatgaacacgtgaagatccacactggtgtggaagtatatgtgctttgagtgtgagaacacttttattacaaaattgaaactgcaccagacgattcacactagagagaccgtacaagtgttcacactgtgacgaggagagattcacactggagagaaactgtatagatctgatcagtgtctacagaATTGGACAAAAAGCtgcacacatgacatgaatgcagcaaaacattttcttatgtgcacaggatgtttcatgtctgaataatgtttgaaaaggctgagtggcGATGTACTGTTTTCCTACACTGCAATAGgtgggttgtaaatgtgttgcaCTCTTTGCGTTTACTGTAAACACAATGATGGCGactgagagaagaacagtttcataaacatctggcaaacagcacctCTGCGTCTCTTTGCAAGTTATTGTACAGGTGCGGATAGGTCTGTActccactctccagtgtattcatgtagctagtgttgttttggatgatgttctctgtctgactccctgaaCGAGAAACAAATCACTAGGAAGACACCGCACATCAACAAgaaggtggagctccaggacGGATAGTTTGCAGTATACCAGGGCATCAAGTTTAGAAAGCCCATTCAATTGTCCTGTTTTGCATCTTTTATTAATGAAGTTTCTTTAATTTTAGGTTCAAGATTCTTTCTAGTTTACTACGTTTAATTTTTTGAGTagaatacaaacttgatgaatattttatgatttaggcagagcgacaggtattacaatacaatattaatacactTTGATGATCCCAAAGACTCCAGATTGACATTACTCATCGatgggtatataaaagttgttATGCTAGCTACCCCAGGATGCtgtggctactcaggagtcctcatgtcaagacctgccatctcattgactctttaaccttatggttttgttttgcattacctatatcatgtagttaaagtgttgtaATAATATTCCAAGTTCTTCATTATTACAGGGtttccgctgggtcttaaaaagtctaaaattaaaaaaatatcaaaatttagGGCCTTTTAATTAAAGTCTTAAAttggctgttctaggtcttaaatatttttacacgggtcttatttttctgatgtccatgtaacgctaaatcaaatattaatttaaattctttttttgttgttgttgctaggtttttttGGTGATGTCGTTTTTATTttactagtccaattgtaatttccGTTATTACAAACTACAAATTAGGTCAACTTGCTaaagccaatcagctttctgtttttGAGTGTGTGCTGCGAATTTGACGTCATTGCTGTGTTTGTGGAGGTTCACTGTGGGTGCATGccacatgatttcggctggctgAGTATGGCATTATTTCACTGTCAAATGTCGTAagcacagtattacaagtcggGAGCGCAGTCATGTAATACGAGAGAGCGAATCTATTTGCTCATGCACTGGTTTCCTCTGTTCGTGGACAAAACTGCTCGTGAGC
The Danio rerio strain Tuebingen ecotype United States chromosome 4, GRCz12tu, whole genome shotgun sequence genome window above contains:
- the LOC108183657 gene encoding uncharacterized protein; its protein translation is MTATVSGKKAKQNKDSYFGVACDVIRWRRFSAVIQLEKGQSVKTLRKTPAEATDLHTVIKMPFIKEESEDVKIEETFTVKQEDLQEQTVLIEENEGSKEEEHHVKIEEKTHLQTDGIFKRKDKNRFTCTQCGKSFGKKHILNIHMRIHTGEKLFTCTQCGKSFSRLSSLNLHMMIHTGEKPFTCSQCGKSFYCSSNLYRHMRIHTGEKPFKSTQCGKSLSLSSNFNPHMRIHARKKLFTCTQCGKSLSKPSSLNLHMMSHTGEKPFTCTPCGKSFSRSSSLNLHMMIHTGEKPFTCTQCGKSFYCSSNLYRHMKIHNGEKPFTCTQCGKSFSRSSSLNKHMRIHTGEKPFTCT